The stretch of DNA tactaCCATATGTATTGTCAAGAGATTTGTTTAATCCTGCAATATTTCTAACACACCTAACAACATTAGTAATAATTTCTTACTATCATCTTCTACTTAGTCTCTGTTATATATTTCATTGTGTCAAGAATGTTGTTTATGGTTGGTTTATTTGAATCAGGATCCAAATAAAATCTGCACATTCTTAGTTCACAGACTATACAAAAGCAGACTGTGGgtatagtttgccaacccctgctctaGATGTACCTTATTCTGGATTTGCCATTTGACCTCCTTGTGGTGGTGTTTGACATGCTTCTTTATCCCATTTTTCCTATAATCTGGCTTTATTCAATGCAGATTCAAATCTTTGGCAAGTATACTTCATAGGTGATGCCGTGTACATCCTATTGCATCTTATGTCAGTTTGTCCCACTTACAGACATAATTGATATTGATCAGTAGATTCATGTATTGTCAGGCCAAATCCTCCTATTTCAGTGATCTCTGTCAACCTTTCACTTAAGGGTTTTAGCACCTATTGACCATCATAGCCTAGATCCATTTTTTTATTAGAGCGTCTTTCACTTTTATTAGCTGAAATTCTCCCAAAGAGAAAAACTCTCTCATTAACTATTTGATTGCACTGAAATACAGTTTCTCAGGCCAGGAAAAAGAAATACTCTTTCTCTTCAAAAGCTTTTAGAATAATGATTGGTGTCCTAGAGGTTTCCAAAATTTGTCAAGTTAAATCAttataaatttatgtaatttGAGCATCAGAATATATTATAGGcgtataaatatttttcatatattattattattattataatattgaagacagagtcttgctctgtcgcccaggctggagagcagtggtgtgatcttagctcactgcaacatccgcctcccgggttcaagcgagtctcgtgcctccacctcccgagtactgggattaaaggtgtgcgccaccacacctgtaatttttgtatttttaagtagagattgggtttcgccatgttggccaggctggtctcgaactcttgccctcaagtgatcagcccgctttggcctcacaaagtgctgggattacagtcatgagccaccacaccaggcccataTATTAATACTCAAATTGTCTCATCTTGAGCAAGAGGGATCTTTAGTTAATCTTGTAAATTTCCTGCTCCAGACATGGAAATagccatttctttaaaaacttttgccTCTTTTAGCAGGAAATGATATTGTGGAGACTGCAGTCTGAGGATTATGGTTGCTCTTTAATACTGAGTTATTGGTTCTATAGCTTTTAagtggacagagctaggaaaaatgcatcttttaaaaagaaaaaaataggccagtcgcggtggctcatgactgtaatcccagcacttggggaggttgaagcaggcgaatcacctgaggttgggagtttgagaccagcctgaccaacatggacaaaccccgtctctactaaaaatacaaaattagttgggcgtggtggtgcatgcctgtaattccagctactcgggaggctgaggcaggagaattgcttgaacctgggaggcagaggttttggtgagccgagatcatgccattgcactccagcctggacaacaagagcaaaactccatctcaaaaaaaacaaaaaagaaaaagaaaaatatatatgaattttagatacatccaattaaaattaaaaagtatagtgCCCTTTTACCTTTTATGCTGAAAATCTTGGCTCCTCATTACATTGTTTATTTCCTTAATTCATATATATTTCTCACCCTtgacactattgacattttgggccagataattctttgctcTGGGGGACTGCCTTGTGTGTTGTGGGACGTTTAGCAGCATGCCTGCTTCTACTCACTGGATAACAGTAGCGCCATCCCTCTTTCTCCCCATCATCTTCCCAGTTGTGGAAACCAAAAATGTCTGTAGACCTTCCAGACATTGCCCAGTGACCCTTAAGGAGTAACACTGATTAATCTatcttctttctttatatattaatttcaaaTTAACAGTAATGCTAATATtactaataataaaaagacaactaaaCGTAATTTAAGATGTCTTTTGGGTTTTCTTCCTTAGAATATATTCTAATAGGGATGTATAGTCAAACTACTATGTTTAAGGTTACTTTAAGTAATTTTCTGTGCGATTATGACCCTCATTTGATAAGTAggcttgtttccaatttttttctatttttagggattgctttggctttttttcatttttgatttaatttttattttttcatatgtagaATATGTACATGATTTTATTGTCAGAACTCTAAAGTTACAGTCAGAGAAGTCATGGTTTCAGTACATGTAAGTGAAAAAAACTCAGCGTAGAGAACATTGTTTAGAATATACTCTCTTTTATGTGCGAATAGatgggaagagagacagagagagaatgtgtgtgtgtgtgtgtgtgtgtgtgtgtgtgtgtataaaatatatattaaaaatacaattggcCCTCGGACAACATGGGTTTAAACTGCACGGGTCCACTTACATGCTGATTTTCTTACACCTCTGCCACCCAAGACAGCAAGACCgacctcctcctcagcctactcagtgtgaagataatgaggatgaagatgtttaggatgatccacttccacttaatgaatagtaaatgtattttctcttccttatgattattgtaataacattttattttctctaagttattttattgtaaaaatgcagcatataatacatatacaaaatatgtgttaatcaactatgTTTTCAAtgaggcttctggtcaacagtgggCTATTACTGGTTAAGTTTTGGGAGAGTCAAAAGTTAGAAACATTTGCAATTATGTGGAGGATTAGCACCTCatccccatgttgttcaagggccaactgtacatatgctatatgcatatatatgtactgtatataaggaaatgtgtgattatatatgtgtgtgtgtgtgtgtgtacgtgtgtgtgtatgtatgtgtgtttttttaaatagtggaAGAATAATCCAagaactggctgggcgtggtgtctcatacctgtaatcccagcactttgggaggctggggcgggcggatcatgaggtcagaagatagagaccatcctggccaacatggtgaaaccccgtttcaactaaaaaaacgcaaaaaattagccgggcatggtggtgtgcgcctgtagttccagctattagggaggctgaggcaggggaatcgcttgaacccgggaggcagaggttgcagtgagccgagattgcgccactgcactccagcctggcgacagagtgagactctgtctcaaaataataataataataacaataataataatccaagAACTAATAAAAATGGTTATCTATAGGGCAAAGCAGGAATTGGTGTTTCAGGGACAGGGTGGAATCTGGACTTCCGCTGCTGTTTGGTAATTTGTCAGTTTTTATCAACTTGATATAAATAGAAGATGAGGTTTAGTAGCGTTACCACAAtcacttctcctttcctttttttctggaatatAGATACATCACAATTTTTAGCTAATTCAATTTCACCACTTACTTTGTTATGATTGTTGACATATTGTTTACTATGAGGCAAGAAATGACTCTTAATTACATATACTTATATAACTTTTTGTCACTCCTAGAATTACTACTtgccttatttttctgttttctatgtattattaatttaaatgatACCCTCAAAATTCTTTGTTTAAATAAGGAATCCATCGTTGTTATTAGTTTACCTCATTTTGATGCATGAAGGGATAAAAGGGAAATTCTAAACATCTTccaaaattctaaattttaaagaggataaaagaaattttttagtttttttttttgtttcttttttttttttttttgagatggagtttcactcttgttgcccaggctggagtgcaaagttgcaatctcggctcaccgcaacctccgcctcccagtttcacgcgatcctcctgcctcagcctcccaagtagctggggattataggcatgctccaccacacccagctaattttgtatttttagtagagatggggtttctccatgttagtcaggctgaactcccaacctctggtgatccgcctaccttggcctcccaaagtgctgggattacaggcttgagccactgcaccctgcctgtgTTTTTTTTAACTAGTGGACTATACTGTAGAATGGTTGGATCAGAACCtagaagattttttgtttgtttgtttgtttgtttgagactgagtctcactctgttgcccaggctggagtgcagcggcatgatctcggctcactgcaacctgtgcctcccaggttcaagcaattctcctgcctcagcctcctgtctagctgggattacaggcgtgtaccaccacgcccagctaatttttatatttttagtagagacagggtttcatcatgttggtcaggctggtcttgaactcccaacctcatgtgatccacctgcctcggcctcccaaagtgcggggattacaggcgtaagccaccacgcccaggctgaACCTGGAAGTTTTGTGTGGGGCCACAAATGCCAGCATCTGTCGttccttttaatctttttatctCCTATGTGTAGGTACATGCCAGCATTCATGAGGCTAAATAACAGAAAGGGATTGTTGATCTCATTCATGTTAGAGTGTATGGTGAATCTAAATCACATGGGAACTCTACATGCAGTTATGTCTAGGAAATGTAGTTTTAACTGCCTCAGCCTTTACAGGATGGAAGAGCATTGGTGGGAGACTGGAATACATGTTACTTAAGCAGATCCATAACTCTTGCCTTGGTGTGTAACTGCTCCCTACTCAGACTTTAATCTTCTTCTTTTTAGTCCCACTCTTATCCTACCCACtccacttttttttgagatgaggtcttgctatgtttcccagactagtctcaaattcttgggctttAGCaacccttccaagtagctgggaatacaggtacagCCCACTGCATcaggttttttaaattaataaacttcATCTTTTAGGCTGGTTTTAGGTTCACAACAAAACTGAATGGTGTACAGAGCTCATGAAAAAGTACCAAGTATATGGATACCCACTGCCCAGGCACACACAGCCTTCCCCACTGTCAACATCTTGCACCACAGTGGTATATTTGTTACCATCAATGAACCttcattactgttattattatacaCATTATTATTACGCAAAgtccataatttacattagggTCACtcctggtgttgtacattctatgggttttggtAAATGTATAATGACTCAGatccattatagtatcatacagaatactttcactgtcctaaaactcctctctcttcctcctgtttaTTCCTTCCTCTCCCATAagctctggcaaccactgatatcTTTACTAGTCatcattttgccttttccagtttgGAATCATATAGTAGGTGGCCTTTTCCAATGggtttcttttacttagcaacatgcatttaaggttcctccatgtcttttcataacTTGATAGCACATCTGTTTTTATCATCGATGAATATTTCATTGtctagatgtaccacagtttatccgtTCACCTAGTAAAGGGCATCTTCCAAGTGTTGGCAATtaggaataaagctgctgtaaatatccatgtgcagatttttgtatggacatatgttttcaactCATTGGGGTAAATACCAAGCATGATTGCTGAATAATGTGGTAATAGTATGtctaattttgtaagaaactgccagactgtcttccaaagtggctgtaccattttgcagtCCCACCAGCAATGAGTGAGAGGTCCTATTGCTCTGCAAACTTGTCAGCCTTTGGCTTAGTAGTTGCAgcaggggttttttgttgttgatttttttttttcagatttcctaCATAGATGATCACATCACCTGTGAACAAAGACAGTTCTTGTTTCGTTTTTCTTTCCTAATCTGaatagattttatttccttttcttgttattGCATTAGGTAGGACTTCTAGTACAATGTTAAAAAGCAGTAATGCGAGggaacatccttgccttgtgcttGTTTATCCCTACCTTTTGAGTGCCTAGATTCTCCAATTCTTGAGCCTTTCCAGTGATTTCTGGCCAAATCTCTTTGTTGCTTATTGTCATTTGCATCTTCATGATACTTTGTAGCTTTGCTATTCAGTTTATCCTAAATGCTTCTCATCCTGCAGTATTATGTTAAAATCTCTTGTTCACCTTTTTTTACACTCACGTCTCCTTTTTCTTATGGATTTAACCCTTTATTCTTTCACTATCATTTTAATGGAATTTTAGGAAGGAGGAAAAATACATGCATTCAAGCCTGTGTGTTTAGTCACAAATGTTCATTTTGTTCTTTAGCCGTTTGACTCCCTATCAGCCATTTTTGTGTTCAccctttcattttaattattctatTCATTTTGCTGATTTCTGCACTATACGTGGACGCTTTAAAAATCAGTCAAGGCTACTTGGACCTACAGATGTCAGTTTTTGTCTCCATATGTTTTATGTAGTAGTTAACTTCTCAAACCTTAGGAACTAGGAACATTTACTCTTAGCTTTCTTTTGTATTGGTTGACTAGGCCAACATCAAAGATTAAACCCCACATTAGCCGATTTCTGATATGTTATTAATAGTCTAGTGGTAGAATAATTCACAAGTAATAATTTCTGGTCCTCCATTTTAGAAGTTTGGGAAGTTGATGAACAGATCAAGAAGCAACAGGAAACACTTGTGAGGAAAGTCACATCCATCTCCAAGAAAATTCTGATAAAGGAAAAAGTCATTGAATGTAAAAAAGTTGCGAAAATATTTCCTCTGAGTTCAGACATTGTTACTTCAAGACAAAGCTTCTATGACTGTGACTTACTTGATAAGGGTTTGGAACATAATTTAGACTTACTTAGATATGAGAAAGGCTGTGTAAGAGAGAAACAGAGTAATGAGTTTGGGAAACCATTTTACCATTGTGCATCCTATGTTGTAACCCCCTTTAAGTGTAATCAGTGTGGACAAGACTTCAGTCATAAATTTGACCTCATTAGACATGAGCGAATTCatgctggagagaaaccttacgaatgtaaagaatgtggaaaagccttcagTAGGAAGGAAAATCTTATTACACATCAGAAAATTCATACTGGGGAAAAACCGTATAAgtgtaatgaatgtggaaaagcTTTCATTCAGATGTCAAACCTTATTAGACACCACAGAATTCATACTGGGGAGAAACCTTATGCATGTAAGGATTGTTGGAAAGCCTTCAGTCAGAAATCAAATCTCATTGAACATGAgcgaattcacactggagagaaaccctatgaatgtaaggaatgtgggaaatccTTCAGCCAGAAGCAAAATCTTATTGAGCATGAGAAAATTCATACTGGGGAGAAACCTTATGCATGTAATGAATGTGGTAGAGCTTTTTCTCGAATGTCATCTGTTACGCTACATATGAGAAGTCACACAGGggagaaaccctataaatgtaataaatgtggAAAAGCTTTCTCTCAATGCTCAGTATTTATTATACATATGAGAAGtcacactggtgagaaaccctatgtatgtagtgaatgtgggaaagccttctcTCAAAGTTCATCCCTTACCGTACATATGCGAAATCATACagctgagaaaccctatgaatgtaaggaatgtggaaaagccttcgGCAGGAAAGAAAATCTCATTACACATCAGAAAATTCACACcggagagaaaccttatgaatgcagtgaatgtgggaaagcttttATTCAGATGTCAAACCTCATTCGACACCAGAGAATTCATACGGGTGAGAAACCCTATGCATGTACAGTATGTGGAAAAGCCTTTAGTCAGAAATCAAACCTCACTGAACAtgagaaaattcatactggagagaaaccttatcgTTGTAATCAATGTGGGAAAGCTTTCAGTCAGAGACAAAATCTTCTTGAGCATGaaaaaattcatactggagagaaaccattcaaatgtaatgaatgtggtaAAGCCTTCTCTCGAATCTCATCCCTCACTCTTCATGTGAGAAGTCACACaggggagaaaccctatgaatgtaataaatgtgggaaagccttttcTCAGTGCTCATTACTTATTATACATATGAGAAgtcatactggtgagaaaccctttgaatgtaatgaatgtgggaaagcaTTCTCTCAAAGAGCATCCCTTTCTATACATAAGAGAGGTCATACAGGTGAGAGACACCGAGTATATTAAATGAAAGAAGGCCTCTTAAATTCAACCcatgttttacttaaaatatcttgGCATAAGCTCAAAAAAGCCAGGATctttatgaaaaaattttaatactttGTTAAAAGGTGTAAGactggaataaatggaaagaaataccaTATACATAGATGGAAAACCCCAGTATTATAAAAACCTCAATTCTAAAAATCTATAGACTGAACGCAGTTCCAAACAAAATCTACTAAGAATTTTCTAGGATCTTtcaaaaatgattataaaattcaTGTGAAATAGAAGTGTATGGATTGCTGCGACAATTTTGAAAAGAATAGAGGAAACACCCTCACTGTATGATATAAAGttatagtcatttaaaaatgtgtgataTTAGTACATTAGTAGGTAAATGAGCAGATTTTAAAGAATAGAATATCCAGAAGCAGACTCATGAATATATGTGAACTCAGTGTATGTTAGACCTGACATCATGAATTAGTAGGGAAATGATGACCTAGTCAATAAAATTGCTGGGAATATTTGACTCTCCGtattggagaaaataaaattacaacgttatgacatattaaaaaatcaatattctttttttttttttttttgaggcaagcgtctcactctgtcgcccaggctggagtacggtggtgcaatctcagctcactgcagcctctgctttccgggtttttttgttttgttttgttttgttttttgtatttttagtagagacggggtttcaccatgttggccaggctagtcttgaactcctgacttcaagtgatcaccctctttggcctaccaaagtgctggggtttacAGGCTtgatccactgcacctggccaaaaaattaACATTCTAAAGGATTTAAATACTGGAATTTGAAAAGCCAAACTGTGAAACCATTGGGAGAAAATAGATGATATTGTCTATGACGTTGAGGCcaaggagctttttttttttttgaagacaaaagGACTctgtaattccacttctaggtatacatCCTATAGAAACTCACAAATAAtgcataagaaatatatatataatatatgtatgtatgtatagccagatgcagtggcacatggctgtaatcccagctacttgggaggctgatagaagaagataacttgagctcaggagttcaagaccagcctgggaaacatagcaagaccccatctcttaaaaaaaaagaaatatatagacatatatctgcattgaaaacaacctaaatattcatCAGTGGGGtaatggatgaataaaatatgatatattcaAATGATAGAATAGTATACAGCACTTAAAAGCAGTGAACCAGATCCATATTGTGTAACATGGATAGTTAAAacaatgttgaatgaaaaaaatcaaaatacaaatgaaacattgtgtaataatatttatgtaaattgGAATGAAATCATTTATAAAGAACAACTGTTTGTATTATTGAAAATTGTatgtaaaactatttaaaatagaatagaaGGATACACACCCAATTATTGATAGCATTGTCTCTGGAGATTGAATTTGAGGCTGTTGATTAAAAGGAGACTTTAGCTTTGCTTGTAGTTTTTATGCCTTAAAAAGACTGGTAGcatataaaataaatcttaaaagctAATGATACACAATGACAATATGAATGTTTGCTTGTAATAgtgtttttcttgttctttctcagAACAGGCCAAGGGAAGCCTGTGCCCATAGAGGGAAATGTTATAATGGATTCATATACCCTATCAGATGCTCaactattttatgaaaaatagctCTAGAAAATTAGTAATTAGAATATTCCTGTTTATTATATAATGTGAAATTAGCACATTTTAGCAACTTGATGatgctgtttttatattttaacatttctgaaattggACTCCTTTCAACTGATGATATCTTAGATTcaagtaaatatttaattattaaaaatttgaaaatcagaTGCCAGTATAACAaatgaaatgtgtttttatttactaGCTCAGGGCATCATGGTCTACTACTCATGGTGCCTGTCCTTTCAGTGGAGCCAGTATTATTAGACAGCAAATTTATTAGGTTCATAGCTAACTAATTACCAATATATTTAGAGTATTGTGGAGAGATTAAGATTTTTCCTGAGAAAGTGACTttgcaatatttgttttcttgcccTGTAATTTTCCATACAACCAGCATAGGCATTAATATCATTGttaattataacaatattttgaaatgagaaaTCATTTATTTCCTGAGGTGGCCATAAGCAATTGTGTAAAAGTGTGTTGGTTTTAATCTAGAgaccattttattctttttacaacTCTTGACTTACACAGCCCATCCAGTTTTGGTTGGAAATGGTGGTGAACTTAGACCCTGAGCACTAATAATAGAGTTCCTCTTGAAGAGTCTCATTCTCTGTAATAATACATGAACCAACCCTTACAGAGGTGATGTTTTTATTATGCCATCTCTACAATATTAGTTGATACACATTACAGAAAGCTGCTAACgcctttttaaaaaggagatagGGCCAGACgcagtagctcaagcctgtaaacccagcgctttgggaggccgaggcgggtggatcacctgaggtcaggaattcaagaccagtctggtcaacaggatgaaaccccgtctctactaaaaatacaaaaattagccaggcatggggcgggtgcctgtaatcccagctactcagaaggctgaggcaggagaattgcttgaatgcgggaggcagaggttgcagtgagccaagatcgtgccactgcactccagtctgcgtgacagagtaagaccctttctcaaaaaaaataaaaataaaaataaataaaaaggagataggctgggtgtggtggctcactcacacctgtaatcccagcactttgggaggcccaggtgggccgattacttgaggtcaggggttcgagaccagcctagccaatatggtgaaagcccacctctactaaaaaatacaaaaattagccaggcgtggtggtgcatgcctgtaatcccagctactcaggaggctgaggcaggagaattgcttgaacctagaggggcggaggttgcagtgagccaagatcacaccagtgcacttcagcctgggcgacacagcaagactctgcctcaaaaaaataataaaaaggagataaaaatagGGGGTGTTTGTGAAAAGGGATCTTTAGCTTTTATGATTGAACATTAACTACATTTGTTTGAAGTTGATTTCACAAAAGTAAATCTCAGACTAAAGTTGTGAAGTACAACCATGACTATCAGTTTTGATTGTTATTAGGTATTTTTGAAGACTGATGGTGACTTAACAACAGCAGGGACTGACTTCAGTGAAAACAA from Gorilla gorilla gorilla isolate KB3781 chromosome 20, NHGRI_mGorGor1-v2.1_pri, whole genome shotgun sequence encodes:
- the ZNF568 gene encoding zinc finger protein 568 isoform X1 — encoded protein: MTSQSSVISNSCVTMERLSHMMERKAWCSQESALSEEEEDTTRPLETVTFKDVAVDLTQEEWEQMKPAQRNLYRDVMLENYSNLVTVGCQVTKPDVIFKLEQEEEPWVMEEEMFGRHCPEVWEVDEQIKKQQETLVRKVTSISKKILIKEKVIECKKVAKIFPLSSDIVTSRQSFYDCDLLDKGLEHNLDLLRYEKGCVREKQSNEFGKPFYHCASYVVTPFKCNQCGQDFSHKFDLIRHERIHAGEKPYECKECGKAFSRKENLITHQKIHTGEKPYKCNECGKAFIQMSNLIRHHRIHTGEKPYACKDCWKAFSQKSNLIEHERIHTGEKPYECKECGKSFSQKQNLIEHEKIHTGEKPYACNECGRAFSRMSSVTLHMRSHTGEKPYKCNKCGKAFSQCSVFIIHMRSHTGEKPYVCSECGKAFSQSSSLTVHMRNHTAEKPYECKECGKAFGRKENLITHQKIHTGEKPYECSECGKAFIQMSNLIRHQRIHTGEKPYACTVCGKAFSQKSNLTEHEKIHTGEKPYRCNQCGKAFSQRQNLLEHEKIHTGEKPFKCNECGKAFSRISSLTLHVRSHTGEKPYECNKCGKAFSQCSLLIIHMRSHTGEKPFECNECGKAFSQRASLSIHKRGHTGERHRVY
- the ZNF568 gene encoding zinc finger protein 568 isoform X3 produces the protein MKPAQRNLYRDVMLENYSNLVTVGCQVTKPDVIFKLEQEEEPWVMEEEMFGRHCPEVWEVDEQIKKQQETLVRKVTSISKKILIKEKVIECKKVAKIFPLSSDIVTSRQSFYDCDLLDKGLEHNLDLLRYEKGCVREKQSNEFGKPFYHCASYVVTPFKCNQCGQDFSHKFDLIRHERIHAGEKPYECKECGKAFSRKENLITHQKIHTGEKPYKCNECGKAFIQMSNLIRHHRIHTGEKPYACKDCWKAFSQKSNLIEHERIHTGEKPYECKECGKSFSQKQNLIEHEKIHTGEKPYACNECGRAFSRMSSVTLHMRSHTGEKPYKCNKCGKAFSQCSVFIIHMRSHTGEKPYVCSECGKAFSQSSSLTVHMRNHTAEKPYECKECGKAFGRKENLITHQKIHTGEKPYECSECGKAFIQMSNLIRHQRIHTGEKPYACTVCGKAFSQKSNLTEHEKIHTGEKPYRCNQCGKAFSQRQNLLEHEKIHTGEKPFKCNECGKAFSRISSLTLHVRSHTGEKPYECNKCGKAFSQCSLLIIHMRSHTGEKPFECNECGKAFSQRASLSIHKRGHTGERHRVY
- the ZNF568 gene encoding zinc finger protein 568 isoform X2, with the translated sequence MTSQSSVISNSCVTMERLSHMMERKAWCSQESALSEEEEDTTRPLETVTFKDVAVDLTQEEWEQMKPAQRNLYRDVMLENYSNLVTVGCQVTKPDVIFKLEQEEEPWVMEEEMFGRHCPVWEVDEQIKKQQETLVRKVTSISKKILIKEKVIECKKVAKIFPLSSDIVTSRQSFYDCDLLDKGLEHNLDLLRYEKGCVREKQSNEFGKPFYHCASYVVTPFKCNQCGQDFSHKFDLIRHERIHAGEKPYECKECGKAFSRKENLITHQKIHTGEKPYKCNECGKAFIQMSNLIRHHRIHTGEKPYACKDCWKAFSQKSNLIEHERIHTGEKPYECKECGKSFSQKQNLIEHEKIHTGEKPYACNECGRAFSRMSSVTLHMRSHTGEKPYKCNKCGKAFSQCSVFIIHMRSHTGEKPYVCSECGKAFSQSSSLTVHMRNHTAEKPYECKECGKAFGRKENLITHQKIHTGEKPYECSECGKAFIQMSNLIRHQRIHTGEKPYACTVCGKAFSQKSNLTEHEKIHTGEKPYRCNQCGKAFSQRQNLLEHEKIHTGEKPFKCNECGKAFSRISSLTLHVRSHTGEKPYECNKCGKAFSQCSLLIIHMRSHTGEKPFECNECGKAFSQRASLSIHKRGHTGERHRVY